A single Triticum dicoccoides isolate Atlit2015 ecotype Zavitan chromosome 2A, WEW_v2.0, whole genome shotgun sequence DNA region contains:
- the LOC119355127 gene encoding forkhead box protein C1-like translates to MWNRPHPLSHSRPGALSPLLRVLPRAVAGPPPPSEHDRIRVAPPPRMDATSPSGRPTTPRRQLQLQGPRPPRLSVRPESHAIKKPSGAPPQAQGQGHARREEKQQGQPPREPVIIYDASPKIIHTKPSEFMALVQRLTGPGSGALPSEAQTQDYQMDEAVPGQSFLPPELLLSPSAAMSPAARLATIERSVRPMPAPTPDYVDFNNYRFDDGGLAAVLGAGRPGPGILSPLPSSLPPAAASVLFSPLPFDPNGLSWLNELSPILRAASTGAGSSGSGSGGGGTSNGGAYRQPQSYYSDPFVPSPRNLLATPTVPSPRTFAELMSNLPDL, encoded by the coding sequence ATGTGGAACCGCCCCCACCCCCTCTCACACTCCCGTCCCGGCGCCCTCTCCCCACTCCTCCGCGTCCTCCCCCGCGCCGTCgccgggccgccgccgccgtccgagcACGACCGGATCCGGGTGGCGCCGCCTCCGCGGATGGACGCCACCTCGCCGTCGGGGCGCCCCACCACGCCTCGGCGGCAGCTGCAGCTGCAGGGCCCGCGCCCGCCGCGGCTCAGCGTGCGCCCCGAGTCTCACGCCATCAAGAAGCCGTCCGGGGCGCCGCCGCAGGCCCAGGGGCAGGGCCACGCCCGGCGGGAGGAGAAGCAGCAAGGCCAGCCGCCGCGGGAGCCGGTGATCATCTACGACGCGTCGCCCAAGATCATCCACACCAAGCCCAGCGAGTTCATGGCGCTCGTGCAGCGTCTCACCGGCCCCGGCTCTGGCGCGCTCCCCTCCGAGGCCCAGACCCAGGACTACCAGATGGACGAGGCCGTGCCGGGGCAGTCCTTCCTGCCGCCGGAGCTTCTCCTCTCGCCGTCCGCCGCGATGTCCCCGGCCGCGAGGCTGGCTACCATCGAGCGGTCCGTCCGGCCGATGCCCGCGCCGACGCCGGATTACGTCGACTTCAATAACTACAGATTCGACGACGGCGGCCTCGCGGCGGTTCTCGGCGCGGGTAGGCCAGGGCCCGGCATCCTCTCCCCTTTGCCGTCGTCCCTGCCGCCAGCCGCGGCGTCCGTGCTGTTCTCGCCGCTGCCGTTCGACCCGAACGGCCTCAGCTGGCTGAACGAGCTGAGCCCCATCCTCCGAGCGGCGTCCACCGGCGCCGGCTCCtcaggcagcggcagcggcggcggcgggactaGCAACGGCGGCGCCTACCGGCAACCACAATCCTACTACTCCGACCCCTTCGTCCCGAGCCCCCGCAACCTCCTTGCCACGCCCACCGTGCCGTCGCCGCGAACCTTCGCGGAGCTCATGAGCAACCTGCCAGATCTCTAG